A genomic region of Papaver somniferum cultivar HN1 chromosome 7, ASM357369v1, whole genome shotgun sequence contains the following coding sequences:
- the LOC113299383 gene encoding F-box protein At3g07870-like, with amino-acid sequence MGNFNMLPGDIIFNIFTRLPTESVLDCKLVSKSWSRVINHQSFSQSHLNHCLNSLDSAGKFTFLFLNDNPIYAYRQFHYLEFYDENSSSEEQPCHRVTRMKLNPAPFMYYDFAGSCNGLVCLNGCHDNERVNYEPVYICNPITRECVFLPEFERTDDRGQQLETGFGYVSSTNEYKIVRMYSLLKEPTFVHVEVYTLGGSKGWRNTGKEFDKGLDLYINTHGLLLNESLYWEFKTGEVVAFDLASETFASIPTGFPTDLHFKLGVLGGYLSATHYDKDSNTSDILLLKKKEEGGSLSWIKEFSLSNTNAYESLALTGRGTVLCRSTTKVQRYDLNSSSSKLLVDFGRDKCIFQAIPHMNTLVSLKALGEENTKTMEMVDVPREVDFQNIYDVLYQGCRQQ; translated from the coding sequence ATGGGCAACTTTAATATGCTTCCAGGagatatcatcttcaacatcttcacACGTTtaccaacagaatcagttttagaCTGCAAGTTGGTCTCAAAATCTTGGAGTAGAGTTATTAATCATCAATCGTTTTCTCAATCTCACTTAAATCACTGCCTTAACAGTCTTGATTCTGCTGGTaagtttacttttctttttctgaaTGACAATCCAATCTATGCATACAGACAGTTTCATTATTTGGAATTTTATGATGAGAATTCTTCTTCAGAGGAACAACCCTGCCATAGAGTTACAAGAATGAAACTAAACCCTGCTCCCTTTATGTATTATGATTTTGCTGGTTCCTGTAATGGTTTAGTTTGTCTAAATGGATGCCATGATAATGAGAGGGTGAATTATGAACCAGTTTATATCTGTAATCCCATCACCAGAGAATGTGTGTTTCTCCCGGAATTTGAGAGAACAGATGATCGTGGTCAACAGTTGGAGACTGGATTCGGTTACGTTTCTTCCACTAATGAGTACAAGATTGTTAGAATGTACAGCTTGTTGAAAGAACCCACTTTTGTACATGTTGAGGTGTACACACTTGGCGGTAGCAAGGGATGGAGAAACACAGGGAAGGAATTCGACAAAGGTCTGGATTTGTATATTAATACCCACGGTTTGCTTCTGAATGAATCTCTTTATTGGGAGTTTAAAACTGGTGAAGTTGTGGCTTTTGATTTGGCTAGTGAAACTTTTGCCAGTATACCTACTGGTTTTCCCACTGATTTGCATTTTAAACTTGGGGTTTTGGGGGGTTATTTGTCGGCTACCCACTATGATAAAGATTCAAATACTTCTGATATATTGctattgaagaagaaggaggagggtGGGTCATTGAGTTGGATTAAAGAATTCAGTTTAAGCAACACGAATGCATATGAATCTCTTGCCCTCACGGGTAGGGGTACAGTTTTATGTCGCTCCACGACGAAGGTCCAAAGATATGACctaaattcttcatcttcaaaactGCTTGTTGATTTTGGCAGGGATAAGTGTATATTTCAAGCAATCCCACATATGAACACCTTGGTTTCATTAAAAGCATTAggagaagaaaatacaaaaacaatGGAAATGGTTGACGTACCAAGAGaggtagattttcaaaatatatatgatGTGTTGTATCAAGGGTGTAGGCAGCAGTAG